A section of the Hevea brasiliensis isolate MT/VB/25A 57/8 chromosome 17, ASM3005281v1, whole genome shotgun sequence genome encodes:
- the LOC110642598 gene encoding arginine-specific demethylase JMJ20 isoform X1: MGIKIGGQIEKVNGKELGYNEFVERYLAKNQPVVLTGLMDDWRACKDWVTDSGHPNLQFFSTHFGKSKVQVADCGTREFTDQKRVEMTVSEFIDHWVEGNSNSLLYLKDWHFVKEYPEYVAYGTPLLFCDDWLNLYLDHHRMHKDPDTNQENDDISCSDYRFVYMGAKGSWTPLHADVFRSYSWSANVCGKKKWLFLSPSQCHLVFDRNLKSTVYNIFDDVSETKFPGFKKAIWLECIQDQNEIIFVPSGWYHQVHNLEDTISINHNWFNAYNLSWVWDLLWRDYKEAKEYIEDIRDICDDFEGVCQRNLAANTGMNFVDFYIFLARFFLANIVQLYFQPRDNEISLRSCSKVTRNLIFNLASIQKIALKMKSTGVVIGNHGFFLDLKDTLEDEPEFLKLCIDVGRVYGMINEQQIWNKDPKKALVVDILGYSSSIRTLEDFVKFIDYSLAKLSNICCEEKNLPST; encoded by the exons ATGGGTATAAAGATTGGAGGGCAAATAGAGAAGGTGAATGGTAAAGAACTGGGCTATAATGAGTTCGTTGAAAGATATTTAGCAAAGAACCAACCAGTAGTGCTAACGGGTCTCATGGACGATTGGAGAGCTTGCAAAGATTGGGTCACTGATAGTGGCCATCCCAATCTTCAATTCTTCTCTACCCATTTTGGCAAATCCAAAGTTCAG GTTGCGGATTGTGGGACTAGAGAATTCACGGATCAGAAGAGAGTAGAAATGACGGTTTCAGAGTTTATTGATCATTGGGTTGAAGGTAATAGCAACTCCCTGCTATATTTGAAGGACTGGCATTTTGTAAAG GAATACCCAGAATATGTAGCATACGGAACCCCACTACTTTTTTGTGATGATTGGCTTAACCTGTATCTCGACCATCATCGCATGCATAAGGATCCTGACACTAATCAAGAAAATGACGACATAAGTTGCTCTGACTATCGTTTTGTTTATATGGGAGCAAAAG GATCTTGGACTCCTCTTCATGCAGATGTTTTCAGGTCATACAGTTGGTCAGCGAATGTTTGTGGGAAGAAGAAATGGCTTTTTCTGTCTCCTTCCCAATGTCATCTTGTATTTGACAG GAACTTGAAGAGCACAGTTTATAACATTTTTGACGATGTTAGTGAAACAAAATTTCCAGGTTTTAAGAAG GCTATCTGGTTGGAATGCATTCAGGATCAAAATGAAATTATCTTTGTGCCTAGTGGATGGTATCACCAAGTTCACAATCTG GAAGATACAATATCAATAAACCACAATTGGTTCAATGCATACAACCTTTCTTGGGTG TGGGACTTGCTTTGGAGAGACTACAAGGAGGCAAAGGAGTACATTGAAGACATTAGGGACATCTGTGATGATTTTGAAGGTGTCTGTCAACGCAATCTTGCAGCTAACACAG GCATGAACTTTGTTGATTTTTATATCTTCCTAGCACGTTTCTTCTTGGCTAACATTGTCCAACTCTACTTCCAACCCAGAGACAATGAAATTTCACTCAGGAGTTGCTCCAAAGTTactcgaaatttaatttttaatttagcatCTATACAGAAAATTGCACTGAAAATGAAATCCACTGGAGTTGTTATTGGAAATCATGGCTTCTTCTTGGATTTGAAGGACACTTTAGAAGATGAACCTGAGTTTCTTAAACTGTGCATTGATGTGGGCAGAGTTTATGGGATGATAAATGAGCAGCAGATTTGGAATAAAGATCCAAAGAAAGCTTTGGTAGTTGATATTTTGGGCTATAGTTCTTCCATCCGTACTCTTGAAGATTTTGTTAAATTTATAGATTATTCTTTAGCAAAACTTAGTAACATTTGCTGTGAGGAAAAGAACTTGCCGTCTACATAA
- the LOC110642598 gene encoding arginine-specific demethylase JMJ20 isoform X2, which translates to MVFKVADCGTREFTDQKRVEMTVSEFIDHWVEGNSNSLLYLKDWHFVKEYPEYVAYGTPLLFCDDWLNLYLDHHRMHKDPDTNQENDDISCSDYRFVYMGAKGSWTPLHADVFRSYSWSANVCGKKKWLFLSPSQCHLVFDRNLKSTVYNIFDDVSETKFPGFKKAIWLECIQDQNEIIFVPSGWYHQVHNLEDTISINHNWFNAYNLSWVWDLLWRDYKEAKEYIEDIRDICDDFEGVCQRNLAANTGMNFVDFYIFLARFFLANIVQLYFQPRDNEISLRSCSKVTRNLIFNLASIQKIALKMKSTGVVIGNHGFFLDLKDTLEDEPEFLKLCIDVGRVYGMINEQQIWNKDPKKALVVDILGYSSSIRTLEDFVKFIDYSLAKLSNICCEEKNLPST; encoded by the exons ATGGTTTTCAAGGTTGCGGATTGTGGGACTAGAGAATTCACGGATCAGAAGAGAGTAGAAATGACGGTTTCAGAGTTTATTGATCATTGGGTTGAAGGTAATAGCAACTCCCTGCTATATTTGAAGGACTGGCATTTTGTAAAG GAATACCCAGAATATGTAGCATACGGAACCCCACTACTTTTTTGTGATGATTGGCTTAACCTGTATCTCGACCATCATCGCATGCATAAGGATCCTGACACTAATCAAGAAAATGACGACATAAGTTGCTCTGACTATCGTTTTGTTTATATGGGAGCAAAAG GATCTTGGACTCCTCTTCATGCAGATGTTTTCAGGTCATACAGTTGGTCAGCGAATGTTTGTGGGAAGAAGAAATGGCTTTTTCTGTCTCCTTCCCAATGTCATCTTGTATTTGACAG GAACTTGAAGAGCACAGTTTATAACATTTTTGACGATGTTAGTGAAACAAAATTTCCAGGTTTTAAGAAG GCTATCTGGTTGGAATGCATTCAGGATCAAAATGAAATTATCTTTGTGCCTAGTGGATGGTATCACCAAGTTCACAATCTG GAAGATACAATATCAATAAACCACAATTGGTTCAATGCATACAACCTTTCTTGGGTG TGGGACTTGCTTTGGAGAGACTACAAGGAGGCAAAGGAGTACATTGAAGACATTAGGGACATCTGTGATGATTTTGAAGGTGTCTGTCAACGCAATCTTGCAGCTAACACAG GCATGAACTTTGTTGATTTTTATATCTTCCTAGCACGTTTCTTCTTGGCTAACATTGTCCAACTCTACTTCCAACCCAGAGACAATGAAATTTCACTCAGGAGTTGCTCCAAAGTTactcgaaatttaatttttaatttagcatCTATACAGAAAATTGCACTGAAAATGAAATCCACTGGAGTTGTTATTGGAAATCATGGCTTCTTCTTGGATTTGAAGGACACTTTAGAAGATGAACCTGAGTTTCTTAAACTGTGCATTGATGTGGGCAGAGTTTATGGGATGATAAATGAGCAGCAGATTTGGAATAAAGATCCAAAGAAAGCTTTGGTAGTTGATATTTTGGGCTATAGTTCTTCCATCCGTACTCTTGAAGATTTTGTTAAATTTATAGATTATTCTTTAGCAAAACTTAGTAACATTTGCTGTGAGGAAAAGAACTTGCCGTCTACATAA
- the LOC110642597 gene encoding uncharacterized protein LOC110642597 isoform X2, with protein MNHFAFFTEQDNTNVHKHKLLQQNEQHRNNGNIPQKWLLLRLIPIPITKPVKEIWKLKRVNAYLKKINKPAVKTIQSPDGDVIDCVSSHLQPAFDHPELKGQKPLDPPERPKGNETTETMSNSYQLWTDSGESCPEGTVPIRRTAEKDVLRASSIRRFGRKLRRHVRRDSTGNGHEHAVVFVNGEQYYGAKANVNVWAPRVTDQYEFSLSQIWVISGSFGNDLNTIEAGWQVSPELYGDNYPRFFTYWTTDAYQATGCYNLLCSGFVQTNNKIAIGAAISPRSSYNGRQFDVGLMVWKDPKHGNWWLEFGSGLLVGYWPSFLFSHLRSHASMIQFGGEIVNSRSSGYHTSTQMGSGHFAEEGFGKASYFRNLQVVDWDNSLLPLTNLHLLADHPNCYDIRQGRNNVWGTYFYYGGPGRNVRCP; from the exons ATGAATCATTTTGCGTTCTTCACAGAACAAGACAACACCAATGTACACAAACACAAACTGTTGCAGCAGAACGAACAACACAGAAACAACGGCAACATTCCACAAAAATGGCTGCTTTTACGTCTCATACCCATACCAATCACCAA GCCAGTGAAAGAGATATGGAAACTTAAAAGAGTCAATGCTTACCTTAAGAAGATCAACAAGCCTGCAGTCAAGACAATTCAG AGCCCTGATGGTGATGTAATAGACTGTGTTTCATCTCATCTTCAACCAGCATTTGACCATCCAGAGCTCAAAGGACAAAAACCATTG GATCCACCAGAGAGGCCAAAAGGCAATGAGACCACAGAAACAATGTCAAATAGCTATCAGCTATGGACAGATTCGGGTGAGTCATGCCCAGAAGGAACTGTTCCAATCAGGAGAACTGCAGAAAAGGATGTTCTAAGAGCAAGTTCTATTAGAAGATTTGGCAGAAAATTAAGAAGGCATGTAAGAAGAGACTCAACAGGCAATGGTCATGAG CATGcagttgtatttgttaatggagaaCAATATTATGGAGCAAAGGCCAACGTAAATGTGTGGGCTCCTCGTGTTACTGATCAATATGAGTTCAGCTTGTCACAAATTTGGGTTATCTCTGGTTCTTTTGGCAATGATCTAAACACCATTGAAGCTGGTTGGCAG GTTAGTCCTGAGTTATATGGAGACAACTATCCAAGATTCTTCACTTATTGGACA ACTGATGCATACCAAGCTACTGGATGTTACAACTTACTATGTTCTGGGTTTGTCCAAACCAACAACAAGATTGCCATTGGAGCTGCAATATCTCCAAGGTCGTCCTACAATGGAAGACAATTTGATGTTGGCCTAATGGTTTGGAAG GACCCAAAGCATGGGAATTGGTGGCTGGAATTTGGGTCAGGACTACTAGTAGGATATTGGCCATCTTTCTTGTTCAGTCATTTAAGAAGCCATGCAAGTATGATACAGTTTGGAGGAGAAATAGTGAATTCTAGATCCTCAGGGTACCATACATCTACCCAAATGGGTAGTGGTCATTTTGCAGAAGAAGGATTTGGAAAAGCATCCTACTTCAGGAATTTACAAGTTGTTGATTGGGACAATAGTTTGCTGCCCTTAACAAATCTTCACCTCTTGGCGGATCATCCCAATTGTTATGACATAAGGCAAGGGAGAAACAATGTTTGGGGAACTTATTTTTATTATGGAGGTCCTGGAAGAAATGTGAGATGTCCATGA
- the LOC110642597 gene encoding uncharacterized protein LOC110642597 isoform X1, translating into MGLLFCMDMKEDSSPWTKLRNESFCVLHRTRQHQCTQTQTVAAERTTQKQRQHSTKMAAFTSHTHTNHQVIPLFIAFLLVFTASFAPVLSLQVVSDSGIQLPVNQTFRPVKEIWKLKRVNAYLKKINKPAVKTIQSPDGDVIDCVSSHLQPAFDHPELKGQKPLDPPERPKGNETTETMSNSYQLWTDSGESCPEGTVPIRRTAEKDVLRASSIRRFGRKLRRHVRRDSTGNGHEHAVVFVNGEQYYGAKANVNVWAPRVTDQYEFSLSQIWVISGSFGNDLNTIEAGWQVSPELYGDNYPRFFTYWTTDAYQATGCYNLLCSGFVQTNNKIAIGAAISPRSSYNGRQFDVGLMVWKDPKHGNWWLEFGSGLLVGYWPSFLFSHLRSHASMIQFGGEIVNSRSSGYHTSTQMGSGHFAEEGFGKASYFRNLQVVDWDNSLLPLTNLHLLADHPNCYDIRQGRNNVWGTYFYYGGPGRNVRCP; encoded by the exons ATGGGGCTTCTGTTTTGTATGGATATGAAGGAAGATTCATCTCCATGGACAAAACTTAGGAATGAATCATTTTGCGTTCTTCACAGAACAAGACAACACCAATGTACACAAACACAAACTGTTGCAGCAGAACGAACAACACAGAAACAACGGCAACATTCCACAAAAATGGCTGCTTTTACGTCTCATACCCATACCAATCACCAAGTGATACCTCTTTTTATTGCTTTCCTTCTTGTTTTTACTGCTTCTTTTGCTCCTGTCTTGTCTCTACAAGTCGTGTCAGATTCCGGTATTCAGCTTCCGGTTAACCAAACTTTCAGGCCAGTGAAAGAGATATGGAAACTTAAAAGAGTCAATGCTTACCTTAAGAAGATCAACAAGCCTGCAGTCAAGACAATTCAG AGCCCTGATGGTGATGTAATAGACTGTGTTTCATCTCATCTTCAACCAGCATTTGACCATCCAGAGCTCAAAGGACAAAAACCATTG GATCCACCAGAGAGGCCAAAAGGCAATGAGACCACAGAAACAATGTCAAATAGCTATCAGCTATGGACAGATTCGGGTGAGTCATGCCCAGAAGGAACTGTTCCAATCAGGAGAACTGCAGAAAAGGATGTTCTAAGAGCAAGTTCTATTAGAAGATTTGGCAGAAAATTAAGAAGGCATGTAAGAAGAGACTCAACAGGCAATGGTCATGAG CATGcagttgtatttgttaatggagaaCAATATTATGGAGCAAAGGCCAACGTAAATGTGTGGGCTCCTCGTGTTACTGATCAATATGAGTTCAGCTTGTCACAAATTTGGGTTATCTCTGGTTCTTTTGGCAATGATCTAAACACCATTGAAGCTGGTTGGCAG GTTAGTCCTGAGTTATATGGAGACAACTATCCAAGATTCTTCACTTATTGGACA ACTGATGCATACCAAGCTACTGGATGTTACAACTTACTATGTTCTGGGTTTGTCCAAACCAACAACAAGATTGCCATTGGAGCTGCAATATCTCCAAGGTCGTCCTACAATGGAAGACAATTTGATGTTGGCCTAATGGTTTGGAAG GACCCAAAGCATGGGAATTGGTGGCTGGAATTTGGGTCAGGACTACTAGTAGGATATTGGCCATCTTTCTTGTTCAGTCATTTAAGAAGCCATGCAAGTATGATACAGTTTGGAGGAGAAATAGTGAATTCTAGATCCTCAGGGTACCATACATCTACCCAAATGGGTAGTGGTCATTTTGCAGAAGAAGGATTTGGAAAAGCATCCTACTTCAGGAATTTACAAGTTGTTGATTGGGACAATAGTTTGCTGCCCTTAACAAATCTTCACCTCTTGGCGGATCATCCCAATTGTTATGACATAAGGCAAGGGAGAAACAATGTTTGGGGAACTTATTTTTATTATGGAGGTCCTGGAAGAAATGTGAGATGTCCATGA